The following are encoded in a window of Dioscorea cayenensis subsp. rotundata cultivar TDr96_F1 chromosome 16, TDr96_F1_v2_PseudoChromosome.rev07_lg8_w22 25.fasta, whole genome shotgun sequence genomic DNA:
- the LOC120279203 gene encoding putative disease resistance RPP13-like protein 1: protein MVFQSQSKAIAGVLLTKDRNKREWENVLNSDAWTITGLPEELRGALYLSYDTLPSALKQCFLYCSLQPKNHEFDVDELVLEWIAEGYIKPSGNSTMEDVAKDYYMELIRRSFLQPDSKYVDMSICTIHDLLRGLAQALAGDENFLGDPQDAQKADSIKKLRRLTVSSERDNVSIEHLYSLRKLSLSTPPNLNTSVIGSLKHLRLLILNGDRIENIPDSIGDLVHLRLLNLYNSRICELPESLGNLINLQFLLLSCCKSLHILPRSITKLCSLRRLILHKTPLNYVPKGIGKLEHLNFLTGFVIGNNGINEGEGCDLEELQKLKNLSYLEIENLEKARGKSALVLSNKPSLRELYLSCTPNISGHVQQQEMDKIVQVFDELSPSISLFDLTIANYFGARYPKWMTPTSISIAFLELSYLKLINCSKCPQLPSFGQLPQLKYLRIEGATAVVSIGPEFLGNGEPAESAFPKLQYLELSDMANWEEWSLISGEEDTKLESSNLLLFPHLKTIVINHCPKLKALPRGLNLIQKLKIFRAHNLSRVSDLRALRELVVVDCLMLKCVEKLESLQNLKMMDAVDTNLPEWLISFLQQHEKLHDNQFHLQLECSAQALKGCLKGHPYWNFLQQVPRLEAYAENKSMYLKYIKDPFSYQTNVDEDIN from the exons ATGGTCTTCCAGTCGCAATCAAAAGCTATTGCCGGTGTTCTACTAACAAAAGACCGAAATAAGAGAGAATGGGAGAATGTTCTTAATAGCGATGCATGGACTATTACTGGACTTCCAGAAGAGCTCCGTGGAGCATTATATTTGAGCTATGATACTTTACCTTCTGCTCTTAAACAATGTTTCCTCTATTGTTCTCTTCAGCCGAAGAATCATGAATTTGATGTTGATGAACTTGTTCTTGAATGGATTGCAGAAGGTTATATAAAACCAAGTGGAAATTCAACAATGGAAGATGTTGCTAAAGACTATTACATGGAATTAATTAGGAGGAGTTTCTTACAACCTGATTCAAAGTACGTTGATATGTCCATATGCACAATCCATGATTTGTTGAGAGGTCTTGCTCAGGCTTTAGCAGGTGATGAAAACTTTTTAGGAGATCCACAAGATGCACAGAAAGCTGATTCAATCAAAAAGTTACGTCGTCTGACAGTGTCAAGTGAAAGGGACAACGTGAGTATTGAACATCTTTATTCCCTTAGAAAATTATCATTATCGACCCCTCCAAATTTGAACACATCAGTGATTGGAAGCCTCAAGCATTTGCGTCTATTAATCCTCAATGGTGACAGGATTGAGAATATCCCCGATAGTATTGGGGATTTAGTACACTTGAGGCTTCTTAATTTATACAATTCAAGGATATGTGAACTACCAGAATCTTTGGGAAACCTCATTAACTTACAATTCTTGTTGCTAAGTTGTTGCAAATCTTTGCACATCCTTCCTAGAAGCATAACTAAGCTATGCAGTTTGAGGAGACTCATTCTTCACAAAACACCTTTGAATTATGTGCCCAAAGGAATAGGCAAATTGGAGCATCTTAATTTTTTGACAGGATTTGTCATAGGAAACAATGGTATTAATGAAGGCGAGGGATGCGACCTAGAAGAGCTGCAAAAGCTTAAAAATCTCAGTTACCTTGAAATAGAGAACTTGGAGAAAGCAAGAGGTAAAAGTGCTTTAGTTCTTTCAAACAAGCCTAGTCTTAGAGAATTGTATCTTAGTTGCACACCCAATATTAGTGGGCATGTTCAACAGCAAGAGATGGACAAGATTGTACAAGTCTTTGATGAGCTTTCCCCTTCAATAAGTCTTTTTGATCTAACAATTGCAAATTATTTTGGGGCTCGATATCCAAAGTGGATGACGCCCACTTCAATTAGTATTGCTTTTCTTGAATTAAGTTATTTGAAACTTATAAATTGCTCCAAGTGCCCTCAGCTTCCCTCGTTTGGCCAACTACCTCAGCTCAAGTATCTGAGGATAGAAGGAGCAACTGCAGTAGTTTCAATTGGCCCTGAATTTCTAGGGAATGGAGAACCTGCAGAAAGTGCCTTCCCCAAGCTTCAATACTTAGAACTCAGCGACATGGCTAACTGGGAGGAATGGTCACTGATCAGTGGAGAGGAAGACACCAAGCTTGAATCTAGCAATCTATTGCTCTTTCCCCATCTCAAGACAATTGTCATTAACCACTGCCCCAAGCTTAAAGCTCTTCCAAGAGGCTTGAATCTCatccaaaaattgaaaattttcagagCTCACAACCTTTCAAGGGTCTCTGATCTCCGTGCCTTGAGAGAATTGGTAGTTGTTGATTGCCTAATGCTGAAGTGTGTCGAGAAGCTTGAGTCTCTGCAGAACTTGAAGATGATGGATGCAGTGGATACGAATCTCCCTGAGTGGCTCATTTCTTTTCTCCAACAACACGAAAAGCTTCACGATAATCAATTCCACTTGCAGTTGGAGTGCAGTGCCCAAGCATTGAAGGGATGTTTGAAAGGGCATCCCTACTGGAATTTCCTCCAGCAAGTGCCTCGGTTGGAAGCATATGCAGAGAACAAAAGTATGTATTTAAAGTACATCAAGGATCCATTTTCCTACCAAACCAACGTTGATGAAGATATCAACTG A